In Paenibacillus guangzhouensis, a single window of DNA contains:
- a CDS encoding phosphodiester glycosidase family protein translates to MKRKTRSIAIGLNLVLLFSLVTPLGQALAADNPQTAFGQVLDTRQMELSPGAKYTWQEMKLPQGLEKIHSVEFDPKNKMLDLQPGKTNGKVYGMQGVTKMADDADAPGNRVIAAINGDFYDMATGVPLGLFMGDGEILTSPPEKWSWLAFGLKNDGTTIYGFSPELTRTLTIGGKTVPISHINRMRENSEELMLYTSSFHTSTMTNDLGDEVVLDVLEGEVKSGKSLKLKVSEIHKSKGNTPLKAGQVVLSASGKYRAELAGLTIGDEVTASFELEGEWKDVKMAMGGVFMLVKDGVAQTHEDKALYPRVGIGTKADGSIIMVEIDGRAPGFSEGVSYDDLGKIMKNMGAVNALCLDGGGSATFVAKLPGDTKRRILNLPSDGSERKTANGLLLVNKAPEGAASKLVIQPNLERVLVGSSVTFKAAAVDANGHPASITGTPAWRLGKPVGTIDNAGKFTASNQAGTAEITVTAGGLDGTGQVEVVDELTELKFTDAVKTFTSGEKFTLSVSALRNGQLIQAQNDKFVWDIEGPIGSIDQNGVFTATNDTEQSGKIIVKYNNVVTSMDVKVGLPPVVLEDFENGTGKYQTESGARYKSVKLSEETDEDFVRLGNKSAKLEYDFTETIGTSGAYIAAKDLDSNIKIPGYPEKIGVWVYGDGKKHWLRGQIRDGNGAAVGIDYVDQSIGVDFTGWRYLEADVPKGRPLPLRMDQPVRYMETKNDNKTAGVLYIDQIRAVYGPTNDDMDPPILKDFKPAEGSTITTNTPKIEAIGEDFGYDPVTHPGTTLIDPDKIRFYVDGVLVQHALYPPKGQIHYTPNVPLADGVHLAKIKIRDLSGNVTEKEWTFTVNTGSSKIIYEAPTTVYVGNTYTVDIKALKAADIQGSTMQFNFDPAKVDQLSVLKGGKLAESQLVSKIDETTGAVTLTFNNIHAAGLTDQDLLGQIQYRIKPDAEEKIKIAFKSGAITFRDKGDTNFGFFGLPVEAVVKHHLQLSWDEHGVVQGMPTTFKVVDERGAAVDGVKITDTAGSEIGVTDAQGKLVTESFTSEVKEYRLQAVKGDDYSPILKFKVSPLAGSPTPSNVSVTMGADTTASKAFTWHTNPATADTVVEVVKKSEFTDFNAPNVLRFDGNSYLFTTTDTGTVRVHKSIASGLEPGTHYMFRVGDGHGNYSTNGSFQTAAATGEKTKFIFLADSQASNETGFKLWGDILKKAMTDHPDTEFVVQGGDLVEDGFKENEWNMWFNAAQGVLMQTTIVPVVGNHEVTGTRKTEDYLAHFNHPQNGIDSLKGSNFSFDYKNTHFIVLNSEYDFEQQKEWMRKDLAATDKKWKIVAFHRGPFGSMYDSEHIRNTWTPIFDEFQVDLVMNGHDHVYVRTYPMKDKKPVGDGEGTTYIVGGSSGPKFYQVWARDWQKVTDGEQVQMYVAAEIDGDEMKFVVKTINDRVVDEFRLVKIPAQSVVIDQPNVNLAVNESVKLNATVLPANASNKGVTWSVYSSSADNIVQVGTDGLVTAQNLGSAIVRATSVWSNVYADSVITVDRMPEVQVDEVRLDQTSGTLKVGQELQLNATVLPEHVPNKSVIWSVYGDASKQVADVTETGLVKAISPGTRTIRAMSAADATKYADFQLTVEEADKPTNPPVSEVWLDRERAVIKAEETIQLSAKVLPENVINKNVTWSVEGPAGIANVTDKGLVTGLNPGTVFIRATSQMDPTKYAQLELIVKDRDDGNGGNPRPEPPKTPTNNNTQPPTVTPGKATVTPGHISVDAKVDAGTASATIEAKDLEQAQKDTKPGADGATVVHIEVKGANNASQVAVSLPKKSVNKPTPDNKIEIVTPIGSITLPSNFLKDKNVSDTDVVSLIIRKADPSSLEAKTREAIGSRSAISLDVMEQGARRAWHNPDTAVHIAIPYKPAAAELANPGSIVILSIDAAGRAVPVPSSIYDPSTGTVRLEVKQFSTYAVAVVNKTFADTAAYAWAQPSIEFLAARGVIQGMNERTYAPNASITRADFVAMLMRTLELNAAPSSSFKDVNSSDYFYEALATAKALNIIEGTSDGAFRPTEKITRQDMFTIAARALDTARHLNITASAETLAGFTDHAKVSAYAADRLAGMVKEGLIQGDGQTLNPQGNASRAEVAVFMYRILNKVYK, encoded by the coding sequence ATGAAACGAAAGACACGCAGCATCGCTATAGGTCTCAACCTTGTTCTACTGTTCTCTTTGGTTACTCCTTTGGGACAAGCGCTAGCAGCAGACAATCCCCAGACGGCATTCGGACAAGTTCTGGATACGCGCCAGATGGAGCTCAGTCCGGGTGCGAAGTATACCTGGCAGGAGATGAAGCTGCCGCAGGGCTTGGAGAAAATCCATTCTGTCGAGTTCGATCCGAAGAATAAGATGCTAGATCTCCAGCCGGGCAAGACAAACGGCAAGGTCTACGGGATGCAGGGAGTCACAAAAATGGCCGATGACGCCGACGCACCTGGCAACCGGGTCATTGCAGCCATCAACGGCGACTTTTATGACATGGCGACCGGCGTTCCGCTCGGGTTGTTCATGGGGGACGGCGAGATTCTGACCAGTCCGCCGGAGAAGTGGAGTTGGCTTGCCTTCGGCCTGAAGAACGACGGCACGACGATTTACGGCTTCAGCCCAGAGCTGACCCGGACGCTTACAATCGGGGGCAAGACGGTACCGATCTCCCACATTAACCGAATGCGAGAAAATAGCGAAGAACTCATGCTGTATACTTCCTCCTTCCATACCTCTACCATGACGAACGATCTCGGCGATGAGGTTGTGCTCGACGTACTGGAAGGCGAAGTGAAGAGCGGCAAGAGCTTGAAACTCAAAGTGTCCGAGATACATAAGAGTAAAGGAAATACACCTCTGAAGGCGGGTCAAGTTGTATTGTCCGCATCAGGCAAATACCGGGCCGAACTGGCCGGACTAACTATCGGCGACGAGGTTACAGCCAGCTTCGAACTGGAAGGTGAATGGAAAGACGTCAAAATGGCGATGGGCGGCGTTTTCATGCTGGTGAAGGACGGCGTGGCCCAAACCCACGAAGATAAAGCCTTGTATCCGCGGGTCGGGATCGGCACCAAAGCCGACGGTTCGATCATCATGGTCGAAATCGACGGCCGGGCGCCGGGCTTCAGCGAAGGCGTATCCTACGACGATCTGGGCAAGATCATGAAAAATATGGGCGCGGTGAACGCGCTATGTTTGGACGGCGGCGGATCTGCGACGTTCGTGGCCAAGCTGCCGGGCGATACGAAGCGCCGAATTCTGAACCTGCCATCAGACGGTTCGGAGCGGAAGACGGCGAACGGACTGCTGCTCGTGAACAAAGCGCCAGAAGGTGCCGCATCCAAGCTGGTTATACAGCCGAACCTGGAGCGCGTGCTGGTTGGCTCCTCCGTTACGTTCAAAGCAGCCGCGGTAGATGCGAACGGTCATCCTGCTTCGATCACCGGAACGCCGGCTTGGCGCCTCGGGAAGCCTGTCGGAACGATCGATAACGCGGGAAAATTCACGGCCAGCAATCAGGCGGGAACAGCGGAAATTACGGTGACCGCAGGCGGATTAGACGGTACAGGGCAGGTGGAAGTCGTGGATGAATTAACCGAGTTGAAATTCACTGACGCCGTGAAAACCTTCACCTCAGGCGAGAAATTCACGTTATCCGTCAGTGCGCTCCGTAACGGGCAGCTCATTCAAGCGCAGAACGATAAGTTCGTATGGGATATCGAGGGGCCGATCGGAAGCATCGATCAGAACGGCGTCTTTACCGCAACGAACGATACGGAGCAGAGCGGCAAAATTATCGTGAAATACAACAACGTCGTGACGTCGATGGACGTCAAAGTCGGACTGCCGCCTGTCGTGCTGGAGGATTTCGAGAACGGCACGGGCAAGTATCAGACCGAATCCGGCGCACGGTACAAGAGCGTGAAGCTTAGCGAAGAGACGGATGAGGACTTCGTTCGGCTAGGCAATAAATCGGCGAAGCTGGAGTACGATTTCACAGAGACGATCGGAACGTCCGGCGCGTACATCGCTGCGAAGGATCTCGACAGCAACATTAAAATTCCCGGCTATCCGGAGAAGATCGGCGTCTGGGTATACGGCGACGGGAAAAAGCACTGGCTGCGCGGGCAGATCCGCGACGGCAACGGGGCGGCCGTCGGCATTGATTACGTCGATCAATCGATAGGCGTCGATTTTACGGGGTGGCGATACCTGGAGGCTGATGTGCCGAAAGGGCGGCCGCTTCCACTGCGTATGGATCAGCCTGTGCGTTACATGGAGACAAAGAACGACAACAAGACAGCAGGTGTCCTCTACATCGACCAAATCCGGGCGGTATACGGACCTACCAACGACGATATGGACCCGCCGATCCTGAAAGATTTCAAACCGGCGGAAGGCAGCACGATTACAACGAATACGCCTAAAATTGAAGCAATCGGCGAAGATTTCGGGTACGATCCGGTAACCCACCCGGGAACGACATTGATCGATCCGGACAAAATTCGCTTCTACGTGGACGGCGTCTTGGTACAGCATGCGCTGTATCCTCCAAAGGGACAAATCCACTACACGCCGAACGTACCACTAGCGGACGGGGTTCACCTGGCGAAGATCAAGATCAGGGACCTGTCAGGCAACGTGACGGAGAAGGAATGGACCTTTACGGTCAATACCGGCTCGTCGAAGATCATCTACGAGGCCCCAACAACCGTCTACGTTGGAAATACGTACACCGTGGATATTAAAGCGCTGAAGGCAGCGGATATTCAGGGCAGCACAATGCAATTCAACTTCGATCCGGCTAAGGTGGATCAATTGAGCGTCTTGAAAGGCGGCAAACTGGCAGAGAGCCAACTGGTCTCCAAGATCGACGAGACGACAGGTGCCGTCACGCTGACCTTCAATAACATTCATGCGGCAGGGCTAACGGACCAGGATCTGCTCGGCCAAATCCAATACCGGATCAAGCCTGATGCCGAGGAGAAAATTAAAATCGCCTTCAAATCGGGGGCCATTACGTTCAGAGACAAAGGCGATACGAACTTCGGCTTCTTTGGTCTACCGGTCGAAGCGGTCGTGAAGCACCATCTGCAGCTAAGCTGGGATGAGCATGGCGTCGTGCAAGGCATGCCGACGACGTTCAAAGTCGTTGACGAACGTGGAGCGGCCGTCGACGGCGTGAAAATCACTGATACAGCCGGTTCTGAGATCGGTGTAACCGACGCGCAAGGTAAGTTGGTCACAGAGTCGTTCACCTCGGAAGTGAAGGAATATCGGCTCCAAGCGGTGAAAGGCGACGACTACAGCCCGATCCTGAAATTCAAAGTATCGCCGCTAGCCGGCAGTCCAACGCCGAGCAATGTCAGCGTGACGATGGGCGCGGATACGACGGCATCCAAAGCTTTCACTTGGCATACGAACCCGGCGACGGCCGATACCGTGGTCGAGGTCGTGAAGAAGTCGGAGTTTACAGATTTCAACGCTCCGAACGTACTGCGATTTGATGGCAATAGCTACTTGTTCACTACAACCGATACAGGTACCGTACGGGTTCATAAATCCATCGCAAGCGGACTAGAGCCAGGAACGCACTATATGTTCCGCGTAGGTGATGGACACGGCAACTACAGCACGAACGGTTCATTCCAGACAGCGGCTGCGACTGGCGAGAAGACCAAGTTCATCTTCCTCGCGGATTCGCAGGCTTCGAATGAAACAGGCTTCAAGCTGTGGGGCGATATTCTGAAAAAAGCGATGACCGATCATCCGGATACGGAGTTCGTCGTGCAGGGCGGCGACTTGGTCGAGGACGGCTTCAAAGAAAACGAATGGAACATGTGGTTCAACGCCGCGCAAGGGGTACTGATGCAGACGACCATCGTGCCTGTCGTCGGGAACCATGAAGTGACGGGCACGCGTAAGACCGAGGATTACCTCGCGCACTTCAACCACCCGCAGAACGGGATCGACAGCCTCAAAGGAAGCAACTTCTCCTTTGATTATAAGAACACTCATTTCATCGTACTGAACAGCGAATACGATTTCGAACAACAGAAGGAATGGATGCGCAAAGACCTGGCTGCTACCGATAAGAAATGGAAGATTGTCGCGTTCCACCGCGGACCGTTCGGCAGCATGTATGATTCCGAGCATATCCGCAACACGTGGACGCCGATTTTTGACGAGTTCCAAGTCGATCTTGTCATGAACGGCCACGATCACGTATATGTACGGACTTATCCGATGAAAGACAAGAAGCCGGTGGGTGACGGCGAAGGAACGACCTATATCGTCGGCGGCTCGTCCGGTCCGAAGTTCTACCAGGTATGGGCAAGAGATTGGCAGAAAGTGACTGATGGCGAGCAAGTGCAGATGTACGTTGCTGCCGAGATCGATGGGGACGAGATGAAATTCGTCGTGAAGACCATCAACGACCGCGTGGTCGATGAGTTTAGACTGGTCAAAATTCCGGCGCAGTCGGTCGTCATCGACCAACCGAATGTTAATCTGGCCGTGAATGAGAGCGTGAAACTGAACGCGACCGTACTACCGGCCAATGCTAGCAACAAAGGCGTGACTTGGTCCGTGTACAGCTCTTCTGCGGACAACATCGTTCAGGTAGGTACAGACGGCTTGGTGACAGCTCAGAATTTAGGAAGCGCCATCGTTCGGGCAACGAGCGTATGGAGCAACGTCTACGCTGATAGCGTCATTACGGTCGACCGCATGCCGGAGGTTCAAGTCGATGAAGTCCGTCTGGATCAGACGAGCGGCACCTTGAAAGTTGGGCAAGAATTGCAATTGAACGCTACGGTTCTGCCGGAGCATGTGCCGAACAAAAGCGTCATCTGGTCCGTATACGGTGATGCGTCGAAGCAAGTGGCCGACGTCACCGAGACGGGGCTGGTGAAGGCCATCTCGCCAGGTACAAGAACAATCCGCGCGATGAGCGCGGCGGATGCGACGAAATATGCAGACTTCCAGCTCACCGTGGAAGAAGCGGATAAGCCTACTAATCCACCGGTCAGCGAAGTCTGGCTAGATCGCGAGAGAGCGGTCATCAAGGCGGAAGAAACAATTCAGTTATCGGCCAAAGTACTGCCAGAGAACGTAATAAACAAGAACGTCACCTGGTCAGTGGAAGGTCCGGCAGGCATTGCGAATGTCACCGACAAAGGTCTGGTTACAGGATTGAACCCCGGAACGGTATTCATCCGCGCAACGAGCCAGATGGACCCGACCAAATACGCACAGCTGGAGCTGATCGTTAAAGATCGGGATGACGGCAATGGCGGTAATCCGCGTCCAGAGCCACCGAAAACGCCGACCAACAACAATACGCAACCGCCAACTGTGACGCCGGGTAAGGCGACGGTCACGCCTGGCCATATCTCGGTGGATGCGAAAGTTGACGCAGGAACCGCCAGCGCCACGATTGAAGCGAAAGATCTGGAGCAGGCACAGAAGGATACGAAGCCTGGCGCCGACGGAGCTACCGTCGTCCACATCGAAGTGAAGGGCGCGAATAACGCGAGCCAAGTTGCAGTATCGCTGCCGAAGAAGTCGGTGAATAAGCCGACACCGGACAATAAGATCGAGATCGTGACGCCGATCGGCAGCATCACCTTGCCTTCGAACTTCCTGAAGGATAAGAACGTATCGGATACTGACGTCGTGAGTCTAATCATTCGCAAGGCCGATCCGTCCTCCCTAGAAGCGAAAACGCGAGAAGCCATCGGCAGCCGGTCGGCGATCAGCTTGGATGTGATGGAGCAAGGGGCGCGCCGTGCGTGGCATAACCCGGATACGGCCGTACACATTGCGATTCCATACAAGCCTGCCGCAGCGGAACTAGCGAACCCGGGCAGCATTGTCATCCTATCCATCGATGCAGCGGGCCGTGCCGTTCCAGTACCGAGCAGCATCTACGATCCATCGACAGGAACAGTGCGCTTGGAAGTGAAGCAATTCAGCACCTATGCCGTAGCAGTGGTCAACAAGACCTTCGCCGATACTGCCGCATATGCGTGGGCGCAGCCATCGATTGAATTCTTGGCGGCGCGCGGCGTTATCCAAGGAATGAATGAACGCACATACGCCCCGAACGCGAGCATCACCCGAGCGGATTTCGTTGCGATGCTCATGCGAACGCTTGAGCTGAACGCTGCGCCATCCAGCAGCTTCAAGGATGTGAACAGCAGTGATTACTTCTATGAAGCGCTGGCGACAGCCAAGGCACTGAACATCATCGAAGGTACGAGCGACGGAGCCTTCCGTCCGACGGAGAAGATCACCCGCCAAGACATGTTCACGATCGCGGCTCGAGCGCTGGATACGGCTAGACACCTGAACATCACCGCAAGCGCCGAGACGTTAGCCGGATTCACGGATCACGCGAAGGTATCAGCCTATGCCGCGGACCGTCTGGCCGGCATGGTGAAGGAAGGCCTGATTCAAGGCGACGGACAGACGCTGAACCCGCAAGGCAACGCCTCGAGAGCAGAAGTCGCCGTGTTCATGTACCGCATTTTGAACAAGGTCTACAAGTAA
- a CDS encoding response regulator transcription factor, whose translation MLHVHIVDPHADKRAAIKKMVQEMGHIVVGEACNREGALQLMEQGWPTLLLTDLMPPWREGLNLVSHVHEQRIPVVTIMLSDSMRFEDVRQAMQAGAIDYLLKPVKGEELRRALRRAEERVVYYHGAHREFVQAQQFFDRLELLQPGEFIQKHAELIRNIQSFEECQAGERLGLLRLLYAKWHYVLKQRGLEYNEPFTWQGEGEAIAYFQRLGEFWITLSSSTADSSVKLNVRRACDYIQENYQSDHTLVEISGRFGMSVSYFSVQIKKYTGYSFINYLNRVRIEKAKELLIQPHLKIYEVAGEVGFDTLQYFNRVFKQHVHMTPGEYRRSLGI comes from the coding sequence ATGCTTCATGTCCATATTGTGGATCCTCATGCGGATAAACGTGCGGCAATCAAAAAGATGGTGCAAGAGATGGGGCATATCGTCGTCGGGGAGGCTTGTAACCGGGAAGGAGCTTTGCAATTGATGGAACAGGGCTGGCCTACGCTTCTCCTCACTGATCTTATGCCGCCTTGGCGCGAAGGACTGAACTTGGTGAGCCATGTACACGAACAGCGAATTCCCGTCGTCACGATCATGCTAAGCGACAGCATGCGCTTTGAAGATGTCCGGCAGGCTATGCAAGCAGGCGCCATCGATTATTTGCTCAAGCCGGTGAAGGGCGAAGAGCTGAGGCGAGCGCTACGGCGGGCGGAAGAGCGTGTGGTCTATTACCATGGCGCGCATCGTGAGTTCGTGCAGGCGCAGCAGTTCTTCGATCGGCTCGAGCTCCTTCAGCCGGGTGAGTTCATCCAGAAGCACGCCGAGTTGATCCGAAATATACAGAGCTTCGAGGAGTGCCAGGCGGGAGAGCGGTTGGGCTTGTTACGCCTGTTATATGCCAAATGGCATTACGTTCTCAAGCAACGCGGTCTTGAATACAATGAGCCTTTCACATGGCAGGGAGAAGGGGAGGCTATCGCCTATTTTCAGAGGCTGGGGGAGTTCTGGATCACTCTATCATCCTCGACAGCCGATAGCAGCGTGAAGCTGAATGTGAGACGGGCCTGCGACTATATCCAGGAGAACTACCAGAGCGACCATACGCTGGTAGAGATTAGCGGGCGATTCGGCATGAGCGTATCTTATTTCAGCGTACAGATCAAGAAATATACGGGCTATTCTTTCATCAATTATTTGAACCGCGTCCGAATTGAGAAGGCCAAGGAACTGCTGATTCAACCCCATCTGAAAATTTACGAAGTGGCCGGCGAGGTGGGATTTGACACGCTGCAATACTTCAATCGCGTATTCAAGCAGCATGTACATATGACGCCGGGGGAATACCGCAGAAGTCTAGGAATTTGA
- a CDS encoding BlaI/MecI/CopY family transcriptional regulator, translated as MKIKKMNVGEEGLNRFFGPLEAKIMDLLWSSEGMSIKEVQSILNQESAISVNAVTTVMNRLLEKGHLSKVLVGSGRTQAARFSTVQTREAFLSEQMRAVSEGLIQEYGGLVVSHMINALEDVDQELIAKLEHKLSELKQRKKP; from the coding sequence ATGAAGATCAAAAAGATGAACGTGGGCGAAGAGGGGCTGAATCGTTTTTTCGGGCCGCTGGAAGCGAAGATTATGGACCTTCTCTGGTCTTCTGAGGGAATGAGCATCAAGGAAGTGCAGTCGATCCTTAACCAGGAGAGCGCGATCTCGGTTAACGCGGTAACGACGGTCATGAATCGGCTTCTGGAGAAGGGACATCTCTCGAAGGTGCTGGTTGGCAGCGGGAGAACGCAGGCCGCGCGGTTTAGCACGGTCCAGACGAGGGAAGCGTTCCTCTCCGAACAGATGAGGGCGGTGTCAGAGGGGCTTATTCAGGAATATGGAGGACTCGTTGTAAGCCATATGATCAATGCGCTTGAAGACGTGGATCAAGAGCTGATCGCGAAGCTCGAGCACAAATTAAGCGAACTGAAACAGAGGAAGAAGCCATGA
- a CDS encoding M56 family metallopeptidase, translating to MNSPVKLRWVCALMVVFIVLLSAQAVIYLADAMRGDATQGPMIHAGIVAMIVGYTLVRMIWRIVAQSYGSWTWRKHFRSIQHVKLTRRFAYKYRSLGTEILVVKDRAFIALTIGMRRPTIVLSSSVFDLFNDDEVKAIILHEWHHCRNRDNVKLFLMKLLTEGFGYLPIMRPIFHYYHTWMELLADRFAMQRMGTEVPLAHVLLKLSKLGAVRQHAAAVHFATATMDYRIAQVLEPNKIVKVKLAWLRPLLVSFSLLFLLMIGGDS from the coding sequence ATGAACTCGCCAGTCAAGTTAAGATGGGTCTGCGCGCTGATGGTCGTCTTCATCGTATTGCTCAGCGCACAGGCTGTCATATATCTTGCCGACGCCATGCGCGGCGATGCGACGCAAGGTCCGATGATCCACGCCGGCATTGTCGCAATGATCGTCGGATACACGCTGGTCCGAATGATCTGGCGAATCGTTGCCCAGTCGTATGGGTCATGGACATGGCGTAAGCATTTTCGCTCTATCCAGCATGTGAAATTAACAAGACGTTTTGCGTACAAATATCGCAGCTTAGGTACGGAAATCTTGGTTGTGAAGGACCGTGCCTTTATTGCGCTAACCATCGGCATGCGGAGGCCAACCATCGTCCTCTCGTCTTCCGTTTTTGACCTGTTCAACGACGATGAGGTGAAGGCGATCATACTGCATGAATGGCATCACTGCCGCAATCGCGATAACGTGAAGTTGTTCCTGATGAAGCTGCTTACGGAGGGATTCGGGTATTTACCGATCATGCGCCCCATTTTCCACTATTATCATACTTGGATGGAGCTTCTGGCCGACCGCTTCGCGATGCAGCGTATGGGCACGGAGGTGCCGCTAGCCCATGTGCTGCTGAAGCTGTCGAAGCTCGGGGCTGTGCGCCAGCATGCAGCTGCCGTTCATTTTGCGACAGCGACGATGGATTATCGCATTGCGCAAGTGCTCGAACCGAACAAAATTGTGAAGGTGAAGCTGGCATGGCTTAGACCTTTGCTGGTTTCCTTTTCGCTGCTATTTTTATTGATGATTGGCGGGGACTCATAA
- the lgt gene encoding prolipoprotein diacylglyceryl transferase, with translation MSVILFQIGDFALYTHGVVTALAALLALGMAHYLAAGTSYRPHITNIVPYLLVGAVVCARIWHVFFFQWGYYSKHLLEIPLIWQGGISIQGALIGGFAAMYVYARKYGLSFWGLADLLAPAIVLGQSIGRIACFLNGDAFGAPTGLGFGMVYREGTDAYAAYGSQPLWPAELFESQWDLIIFVLLLLARNRKWPAGMLFLAYNIMYSFGRFNLEWLRGDSPRYALHWTAGQWTSFSVIAISMCVMGVLYIRERRGISRDMAS, from the coding sequence TTGAGCGTAATCTTATTTCAAATTGGCGATTTCGCGCTGTATACGCATGGCGTCGTGACGGCGCTGGCAGCACTGTTGGCGTTGGGGATGGCGCATTACCTCGCTGCCGGTACTTCGTATCGGCCGCATATCACGAATATAGTACCCTATTTGCTCGTTGGAGCGGTTGTATGTGCTCGCATCTGGCATGTGTTCTTTTTCCAGTGGGGGTATTATTCGAAGCATTTGTTGGAAATCCCCTTGATCTGGCAAGGCGGCATATCGATTCAAGGCGCATTGATTGGCGGCTTCGCAGCCATGTACGTCTATGCAAGGAAGTATGGCTTATCCTTCTGGGGACTGGCTGATCTACTGGCTCCGGCGATCGTCTTGGGACAGTCGATCGGGCGAATTGCCTGCTTCTTGAATGGAGATGCTTTCGGTGCGCCAACGGGACTCGGGTTCGGCATGGTCTATCGCGAAGGAACAGATGCGTATGCCGCTTACGGTTCCCAGCCGTTATGGCCGGCGGAACTCTTCGAGAGTCAGTGGGATCTGATCATCTTCGTCTTGCTGCTCTTGGCAAGGAATCGCAAATGGCCGGCCGGCATGCTGTTCTTGGCCTACAATATCATGTATTCGTTCGGACGGTTCAACTTGGAATGGCTGCGAGGCGATTCTCCGCGGTATGCACTGCATTGGACAGCCGGCCAGTGGACCAGCTTCAGCGTGATCGCGATCAGCATGTGCGTGATGGGTGTCCTGTACATACGCGAGCGACGAGGCATCTCTCGCGATATGGCCTCATGA
- a CDS encoding GNAT family N-acetyltransferase, giving the protein MNISDIRYEQFSEKDDHAARKLLSYDADASEDILRVLDQEPKLFITAFIEDQLVALAQVNEPAPQSYVTVFVAPQYRRQGIGSAVVKYAENKLLAGGTQNVRSSFRAGHQSSFAFAQKLGYDKYFSSAYMQRTGDAFPLAELLPIRQYTDDDYLPTHSLYATAFHEMRVRVGCFPDSVIEQPSETGRRAWQEGAKNRFVYEMNGEIVAYSNLYGNEISSISVRTDYQGLGIGRKFMMYLCNEIYQRGYKAVDLWCVVGNDARHLYNSLGFKEKYVNQLVRKTL; this is encoded by the coding sequence ATGAACATATCAGATATCAGGTACGAACAATTCAGTGAAAAAGATGATCATGCCGCTAGAAAATTATTAAGCTATGATGCCGATGCGAGTGAAGACATCCTTCGGGTGCTTGATCAAGAACCGAAATTGTTCATTACTGCGTTTATTGAGGACCAGCTTGTTGCGCTGGCCCAAGTGAACGAGCCTGCTCCACAGTCCTATGTAACGGTGTTCGTCGCTCCACAGTATCGAAGGCAAGGAATCGGCTCTGCAGTAGTAAAGTATGCTGAAAATAAATTGCTGGCGGGCGGGACCCAAAACGTCAGAAGTTCCTTTCGTGCCGGCCATCAATCATCTTTTGCATTTGCGCAAAAACTTGGGTATGACAAGTATTTCTCATCGGCTTATATGCAGCGAACCGGCGACGCCTTCCCCCTGGCAGAGCTTCTTCCGATAAGGCAGTATACGGATGACGACTATCTTCCTACGCATTCGCTATATGCCACAGCTTTTCATGAAATGCGTGTCCGTGTGGGGTGCTTTCCTGATTCTGTGATTGAACAGCCTAGCGAAACAGGACGAAGGGCATGGCAAGAGGGGGCGAAAAACCGTTTTGTCTATGAAATGAACGGAGAAATTGTCGCTTACAGCAACCTTTATGGTAATGAAATTAGTAGTATTTCCGTACGTACAGACTATCAGGGGCTTGGGATCGGAAGAAAGTTTATGATGTATTTATGCAACGAGATCTATCAGCGCGGCTACAAAGCCGTCGACCTTTGGTGTGTTGTCGGGAATGATGCTAGACATCTGTATAACAGCCTTGGCTTTAAGGAAAAGTATGTGAATCAATTGGTGCGAAAAACGCTGTGA